GAGAGTATTGGTATTTCGGTTAATGAGCTTAAGTCGTATAATCCCCATCTCAAACACGCTTTTGTCTCTCCACTTGGTGCCAAAGGGTATCTTTATATTCCCCAAGATCGTCAAGTCTCTTTTTCTCAAAATTTTGATCAAACCAAAGAGCCTCAAAAATACGCTGTTTATACGACCCAAAAAGGCGACTCTCTGCAAAGCATTGCTAAAAGGTACGGTGTAAGCTATCAGTCGTTGATGGATCTTAATAACCTAAAAACGGCTGCTTTAAAACCAAAAACAGACTTGGTGGTACCTTCTGGTGTTCCAATGCCTGTAACAACACCTTCTTCTAATAATGCTGAAAAAATCTACGTGATTAAAGCAGGTGACACCATTGAAACCGTAGCGAAAAAGCATGATATTCCTGTTGCCCAATTGATCAAAGCCAATAAGAAAAAAAATGCACTTGTAAAAGTGGGAGAGAGTATTGTCATTCCAAAAAATTAGTGGATTAAGCCTTTGTGTTGTCATGGTTTTGACGTTTTACGGATGCTCTTCTAAAAATAACTCTTACCCGTATCGTTCTAGCGGAGGTGCTACTATGGCGCCTCCTGAAGGTACTGGATCCATCAATGATTCTCCTGCCATGCACAGAGCTACGATGCGCCCTTACAGTATTGATGGGAAAATGTATACGCCCACGATGGTCAGCGTTGGGGATTATTTCAGTGGCATTTCGAGTTGGTACGGCAAAGATTTTCATGGTAAAAAGACCTCGAATGGTGAGGTTTACAATATGTATGAGATGACAGCAGCCCACAAAACCCTTCCAATGAATACGATGCTTAAAGTCACCAATCTTAAAAACAATAAAAGCATTGTGGTTCGCGTGAACGATCGTGGCCCTTTTGTGGGAACACGGATTATTGATCTTTCGTATACGGCGGCAACGCGGATTGAGCTGGTTGCCAATGGCACAGGTCCTGTGGGTATTGAAGTCATTGGTTTTGCCGGTGTTGTCGCTCCTTCTGGTTCACCAAAACAGAGTGTCGTAGAGACCGATTATCTGATCCAAATTGGAGCGTTTAGAAGCAAAGAGGGTGCAACGCGCTTTGCTCAAAGCAATATGAATGTCAATAATCGCTACAATGCGATTATTAAAGAGGGAACCTTTGACAATGAGCCAATATACCGTGTATGGCTCAAAGGGTTTGGCAGCGAAGCTGAAGCCTCTGATTTCATTGCAAAAGGGCCACATAAAGGCTCATTTATCGTAAGGGAATAGTATGCAAACACTCCAACGCATTACCAAAGAGACACAGATCAGTGTTGAATTAGAGATTAATGGTACGGGAAAAGCCGTTATTGAGACAGGGATTGGTTTTTTTGACCATATGCTTGAAGCTTTTGCTAAGCACTCCTTGATCGACTTAACGCTTACATGTAAAGGCGATACGCACATCGATTTTCATCACAGTGTCGAAGATGTCGGCATTGTTTTAGGGCAAGCTTTGCGTGCTTCGATTTATCCGATTGAGTGTGTTGAGCGTTATGGCAATGCGGTTGTGGTGATGGACGAAGCGGCTGTTGAATGCGCCTTGGATCTAAGCAATCGTGCTTACCTCGTGTATGAAGTTGAGATGGAAGGCAAAGTCGGCGCCTTTGATGTTGAACTCGCAGAAGAGTTTTTCAGAGCCCTCATTGTCAATGCAGGCATCAGTGCGCATATCGTTGCGCGTCGTGGTAAAAACAGACACCACCTGTTAGAAGCGGCGTTTAAAGCGTTTGCCGTAGCCCTTCGCAGGAGTTTAGTGAAAAATGAGCGTGCGGGAATTCCAAGTACTAAAGGTGTGTTGTAATGATTGAATTATTGGTGTTTGATGTGGATGGCTGTTTGACCGATGGTGGCATCATGTATGGTAATAGCGAAACAGAAGAGTTTAAAACGTTTAATGTCAAAGATGGTTTTGGCATTGTCTCATGGATGAAGCTTGGCCGCAAAAGTGCGATTATTACAGGACGAAGTTCGGATGTCGTAACCAAACGGGCGAAAGAGCTGGGAATCACCCATTTGTATCAAGATGTTAAAGATAAAAAAGCCGTTTTGCAAGCCATATTGAACAAAGAGGGTTTGGGTTTTGAAAATGTGGCTGCCATTGGGGATGATCTGAATGATCTAAGCCTTTTACGCTCCGTGGGTCTCTCTTTTTGTCCCAAAGATGCTATGCCTTTGATTCAAAAAGAGGTTGATGTGGTCTTGTCCAAAGAGGGTGGACGTGCAGCCGTTCGTGAAATGATCGACATTGTGGTCGAAAAAGAAAACTTAAGCGAGGCATTCGTAAACCTTTGGCTCTAAAAATCCTTTCGTATGCAACCGTGCTCTTTTTTGGCATGATGATTTTTCTAATGATCAAAGAACCTTACACGATTGATATGCTTGATGCCAATGGAAATCTTGTCCCTGAAGTAGAGCTCTTTAATGCCCAAAATTATCAACTGAAAGAAAACAGTATAGAAAGC
Above is a genomic segment from Sulfurospirillum halorespirans DSM 13726 containing:
- a CDS encoding KdsC family phosphatase, translating into MIELLVFDVDGCLTDGGIMYGNSETEEFKTFNVKDGFGIVSWMKLGRKSAIITGRSSDVVTKRAKELGITHLYQDVKDKKAVLQAILNKEGLGFENVAAIGDDLNDLSLLRSVGLSFCPKDAMPLIQKEVDVVLSKEGGRAAVREMIDIVVEKENLSEAFVNLWL
- a CDS encoding septal ring lytic transglycosylase RlpA family protein — its product is MSFQKISGLSLCVVMVLTFYGCSSKNNSYPYRSSGGATMAPPEGTGSINDSPAMHRATMRPYSIDGKMYTPTMVSVGDYFSGISSWYGKDFHGKKTSNGEVYNMYEMTAAHKTLPMNTMLKVTNLKNNKSIVVRVNDRGPFVGTRIIDLSYTAATRIELVANGTGPVGIEVIGFAGVVAPSGSPKQSVVETDYLIQIGAFRSKEGATRFAQSNMNVNNRYNAIIKEGTFDNEPIYRVWLKGFGSEAEASDFIAKGPHKGSFIVRE
- the hisB gene encoding imidazoleglycerol-phosphate dehydratase HisB, which encodes MQTLQRITKETQISVELEINGTGKAVIETGIGFFDHMLEAFAKHSLIDLTLTCKGDTHIDFHHSVEDVGIVLGQALRASIYPIECVERYGNAVVVMDEAAVECALDLSNRAYLVYEVEMEGKVGAFDVELAEEFFRALIVNAGISAHIVARRGKNRHHLLEAAFKAFAVALRRSLVKNERAGIPSTKGVL